The DNA region CCGTTTCCCCCGTCGAACGGAGTCGTTTACGGGCCGGCGGTCGTAGGAGTCTGCAATGACGGCCTTCGACCCGGAGAAGTTCGAGGACAAGTACGTCCACTACATGGACGAGCTACAGACCGCCTACAGGAACGCCTACCAGCAGCTCCACGGCCGGTACGACTCGACGCTCCTCAAGGCGATCGACCGCCGGGTCCTCGACGGGAGCGAGCCGTTCTACGAAGGTGACGGCGAGTTCCGGGTCGAACTCCCGGCCAACCCGCGCGAACGGGCGGGAGACGTGCCCGTCGACGACGAGACGTTCGACGCCGTTCTCGACGAGTTCGTCGACCGCATCGAGTTCGAGCTACGGCGGATCTTCGGGTTCGAGGACGACTGAGCGTGCGGAGACGGCGAGCGGCTGGAGCCACAGACCGGCGCGGCCGCCGCGACGCTACGGTTCCTCGTCCAGCCCCGGTCGCTGGCGCCGCCGCTGTCGTTCCAGCAGCCGCTTGATCCCCTTGCCGGGGCCGCCCGAGACGGGCCAGCCGTTCGAGCGCCACGCCGGCGGTTCCGGTTCGAACTCGGGGCAAGATCCCGAGCACTCGCCGGCGGTCGGGTGACACTCCTTCGCGGCACAGCGGGGCAGGAAGCCCGCCCCGGCGTCGGTCAGCCGGAAGTGCCGGCAGTCGGGGCGCATCGTGTCGGCGTAGGCGCGCCAGCCGCGGCCGTATGCCCGCTCGGCGAGTTCGAGCCGCTTGTCGGCCTTCCACTCGGGGTCGGCGTACTCGAAGCGGGCGGCCGAGGCGTCGCGGTCGCCACCCGGCGGTCGTTCGAGAATTCTGGTGCCGGGGTCGTCGACGGCCAGCGTCCGGGGGTGCCAGGACACCGCGGCCTCGCCCGCCGCGTCGACCGTGAGGACGCCGGCCTCGACGGGCACGTCCTCGACCAGCGCCGGCTCGACGGTCTCGCCCGTCTCGGTCGTGGCGACCCACACCTCGTCGGCGAGCGCGAGCGCCACGTCGCGTTCGAGTTGCGGCCCGAGTTCGCGGGCGGCGCTGGCGTCGAGGTCCGGCTTGTTCTCGATCGCGACGACTCGCTCGACCCAGTCGGGGTAAGTCCACTTGCGGCGGATCTCGATCCGGCTGTTCGACCGGCGGCGACGCTCGACCAGCCCCCGGTCGGCCGCCTCGTGGACCGCCTCCCGGACGTACCGCCACGGATACCCGGGATCCGGCAGGGCGTCGCGGTACCAGGCCCACTCCGCGGGGGCGTTACGCACGACGTGCAACAGATCCGAGTCGAGTTCGTCGAGCCCGAAGTTCGCCCGCCGGGCCAGCCCCTCCGGGTCGCACTCGACGACGACGGTGTCCCAGCGGCGCCGTTTCGTTCCGATCTGCCGGGCGACGATCGTCGGTCGGCCGTCGCCGTCCCCGGCCCCGGTTGCGCTCCCGGCGGGCGGCCACTCCCGCTCGGCCCACTGACAGACCGCCAGCTCGAAGACGAACTCGGACTGGCCGGTCACACCGTCGTCGGCCCCACTCACAGTTGCCACAGACGGATCGGGCGTATAAATGCCCCGCGAACGGATGCAGCGCTATCGGGCGCCGACGAGATCGTGTCTCCCCAAAGTAATTTATACGCTGTCATTCTGTAACGGCCTGTATGTCGACACAGATCGTAGACAGGTCCGAATTCGAGAAGGGGTCGCTCGGCAAGCAAGTGGCACTGGCGGTCGTCACGCTGGGGCTGTACATGGTCTACTGGATGTACAGCACGGCCAGACAGCTAGACCGGGGGACGGACGCGAGCCTCTCGCCGATCCTCGCGATCGTCCCCTTCTACGGCCAGTGGAAGGTCGCCGACGCGGCCGAGGCGGTGACAGACCAGAGCGGCGTCCTGCTGTTCGTCCTGTTCCTGTTTCTCGGTCCGGCGGCCTGGTACCTGATCCAGACGGGTATCAACGACGCCGCGGCGGGCGCCTGACCGGTCGCGGCGAGCCGCTCGATACCGGGACGACGCCCCGGCGACCGAGCGGGCGGTGGCACGCGGGAGCGCGACGCCGTGGGTCGGCCGACGCGGCGTCCGCTGGCGGGGCGGACCGGCCGCCGCTCGGTGCGACGGCCCACCGGGCCGCGACCGGACGGAGTGGCCCGGTCGCTACTCCTCGTCGTCCTCGTCCTCGTCGAGTTTCTCGTCGAGGAACTCGTGGGCCTCCTCTAAGATCTCGCGGGGGCCGTCCTGGGTGACGGTGTTGATGGCCTGTTCGTAGTCGCGCCACTGCAGGTCGCGGTGCTCGTGGGACAGCTCCGCCGACGCCTCGAACGACCGGGCGATGAACAGGTGTACGGTCTTGTGGATGGTGTTGCCGTTGGCTTCGAACACGTAGTCGTAGTCCTCTCGGAAGCCGTCCAAGAGCCGGAAGTCGCCGATCCCGGCCTCCTCTTTCACTTCGCGGATGGCGGTCTGCTGGAGCTCCTCGTCGCCCTCGACGCCCCCTTTCGGGAACTCCCAGTCGCCCGGGCGACTCTTCAGGAGGAGGTACTCCCGCCGGCCACGCGTGTCGCGAAAGAGGATGGCTCCCGCGCTCGTGGCCTCTATCATTGCCAGTAGGTACTCTATCACTCCTTAAGTGAATATCGGAGCATCGCCGCGGTGACCACTCGCCGACTCGACACGACGCGGCGGCAAGCGCATGGCTTATCCCGGTCCCTGGCGACCGGACGGACATGCCCTTCGTCACGAAGCTCACGTTCACGAGCGGGGACCGCCGGCTCCTCGACGACGTCGTCGACGGGGTCAAGGCCGCCGCCGAGCGCAAGGGCGTGGAGCTGAAAGGGCCCCATCCCCAGCCGCCGACCGACCACCGCGTCCCGCAGTCCAAGCGGCTGGCCGCCGACGGCGGCGAGTTCGAGCCCTGGCAGTACACCGCCTACACCCGGACCGTCGAGATCCACGGCCACGACGAGTTCGCCCGCTCGGTCGCCGGCGACGACTACCCCGACCGCATCCACGTCGAAGCCGAGATCGAACAGGTCCGATGAGTTCGAGACGTTCGGATCGATTCTGCGAGAGCCGCGATTACAGTGACTCTCACTGCCGCGGGCGTCACCATCGACCGTACTGGCGTCACAAATAGCGTGAAAGCCCCGGCCGTCTGCACTCCCGCGGCTCGCTGCGCGCTTCCCTCGCTCCGCTCGGTCCAGTGCCTGCGTCGCCGGGGTTCGTGCAGACGACCGCCCGTTCATTCCCACCCGCACAGACCGTCGAGCCGGCCGAAACGGGTCGGGACTTCCACGCTGTTCGCGGCGGCGGACTGAGTCGGGCCGGTACTGATCTCGGTTTTCACGCCCGATCGCCGAAACCCACACCTTCCCTGGGCGCCCACGGTCCCCCATGAGTCAGCCGAGCCGCGAGCGCCTGGTCGAGTTACGCAGGGAGTTCCACCGCAAACCCGAACCAGCCTGGCGGGAGTTCTGGACGACAGCTCGGGTCGTCGAAGAACTCGAATCGATGGACGTGGACGACATCCTCGTCGGCCCCGAGGTCCTCGCGGAGGGCGAGCGCATCGCCGTCCCGGACGACGAGGAGCTGGAACGGTGGTACCGGCAGGCGGAGGAGGCGGGCGCGAACCCCGAGACGCTCGAAAAACTGCGCGGCGGGTACACGGGCGCCGCGGCGACGCTCGAACGCGGGGACGGCCCGACGGTCGCCCTGCGGGTCGACATCGACGGGCTCCCGCGGGAGGAGTCGACCGACGACGAGCACCGTCCCGCCCGCGAGGGCTTCCGCTCGGAGCACGAGGGCACGATGCACGCCTGCGGGCACGACGCCCACGCGACCATCGGGCTCGGCGTGCTGGAGGCGGTCGCTGACAGCGACTTCGAGGGGACGCTGAAGGTCCTCTTCCAGCCCGCCGAAGAGACCATCGGCGGCGGGAAGCCGATGGCCGAGAGCGGCCTGCTGGACGATGTCGACTACCTGCTCGCCGTCCACATCGGGCTCGACCACCCGACCGGCGAGGTGGTCGCGGGCGTCGGGGGGTTCCTGGCGGTCCACCAGTTCCGCGCCGACTTCTCGGGGGAGTCGGCCCACGCCGGCGCGCGGCCCGGGTCGGGGCGCAACGCCGTCCAGGCGATGGCCGCCGCGGTGCAAAATCTCTACGCGATCCCCCGCCACGGGGACGGCGCCACGCGGGTCAACGCCGGGAAGGTCGGCGGCGGGACCGCGACGAACGTGGTCCCCGAGCAGGCTCACGTCGAGGGCGAGGTCCGCGGCGAGACGACGGAGCTCATGGAGTACATGCGCGAGCGGGCCCGCTCGGTGCTCGACGGCGCGGCGACGATGCACGGCTGCGAGGTCGACGTGACCCCGGAGGGGGAGGCACCGGGCGCCGAGAGCGACCCCGTCGTCGTCGACGTGGTCGAGACGATCGCGGGGCGGACCGGCGGCGTCGACTCGGTGGTCCGGAACGACGACCTCGGCGGGAGCGAGGACGCGACCGTCCTGATGAACCGCGTCCAGGAGCGGGGCGGCCGGGCCGCGTACGTCGGTGTCGGCACCGACCACCCCGGCGGCCACCACACCGCCACCTTCGACGTGGACGAGGACTCGCTGGCCGTCGGCGTCGACGTGCTGTCCGAGACGGTCCGGGCGCTGGCGCGCGACCGTCCCTGAGCGGCCGCCGGCTCCCCGAGCGGGTCCCGGTCCGTCGTTTCGACGTGGACCGGCAGCGACCCGGTCAGGCCGCGGGCCCGCGCCAGCGGTAGAGGACGGTCCCGTCGCCGCCCGGATCGACCCACGAGACGGTCACCTCCGTCCGCGAGAGGTCGAGCCGGCTCGCGGCCGGCGGGCAGACCGTCCCGACGGTGACCTGCGCCTGCGAACCGGCGGCGACGGTCGACCCGGAGACGCCCAGCTCCGCCAGGTCGTAGCGGTCGGTGACCGACCCGACGCCGCGACAGCCCGCACTGGCGACGTGGATCGCCACGTTCTCCCGCGCCAGCACGTCGCCGCCGGTGAACTCGACGGCGAGCTCGTGGCCGCCGCTGTCGACGGCGAACTCCCCCTCGATCGCGACGGTCGGCGTCCCCGACAGCTCCCCTTCGAACCCCATGAAGAACGTCGCCGCCGTCGCCGCCAGCAACACGGTGATCGCGACCATCAGGATGACCCCGATGACCGGCGAAACAGCTCTCGACGAGTCGATCCCTGTCATGGTTTCCTTCCCCACGCGCGCCTGAACGCTGCCCGGACGCCCCTTCGGGACGACGCCCCAGCCGCCCCGTCTCCGTCCGGGCCGTTCCCCACCGCGCGTTACTGATCAGTATATTGACGACTGCACATAAATATTCGTCATCATCGTTCGAGTAATCACCGCGTACGCCCCGACTCCGAACGTGTTGTGGACCGACGGCTGCGGTCGACAGCGGGCGGCGACGCGCGGTGGGACTCCGGCGGCGTAGGCGGTCAGTACTTCGGATCGGCGCCGGTGGTCTCGTAGACGTCGTCGAGGATCTCGTCGCGGCGGATCTGCCAGTCTGCGAAGCCCTCGCGGCTGTCGGGGTAGTCCTCGTAGTGGTCGAGCACGCGCTCGGCCAGCTGTTTCGTCTCGTAGAGGTCGTAGATGGTGCCCCAGTGGCCGACCGACTTGACCGCGGTCTTGAGCTTGAGCCAGAGGCCGATGTCGGTCTCGCCGGCGTAGAGCCCCTCGGCGATCTTCTCGGCGGGCAGCGCCGCCAGCATCCCCATCAGGTCGTCGATGTCGTAGGCCGTCACGAAGATGTTGTACACGTCCAGCGTGGCGAAGCGGGCGCCGAAGTGGTCCATCACCCGCTTGTTGTACTCCCAGAGGCGGTCCTCCCCCACGTCGCCGTCCTCGATGGCCGCGACCGCCTGCTCGCCGGCGTACTGCCCGGAGTAGGCGGCGCCGCCGATGCCGCCGCCGGTCGTCGGGTTCACGAGGCCCGCCGCGTCGCCGGCCGCGAGAAAGCCCGGCGCGACCGCCGAGTCGTAGGGCCGCCGCGTCGGCAAGGCGGCGCCGAGCTTGTCCTCGACGGTCGCGCCCTGGAACTCCTCGCGGTTCCTGAGATCGCGCTTGAGGTCCTCGACGAGGTGCATCGGCTCCTCGTTCATCTGGAAGCCCAGCCCGGCGTTGATCTCGGTGTCGGTCCGCGGGAAGTACCACAGGTAGCCCGCCGCCCGCTCGGTCGGCTTGAAGACGAGGGCGTCGTCCCACTCGACGGGCTCGTCGACCGTCACGATCTCCCGGTAGGCCGAGCAGAACTGGCTGTAGCTGACGTTCGTGTCGAAGGTCGTCCCGTCGAAGTCGACGTTGTCCTGGAGGATCGACAGCGCGCCCGCGCCGTCGATGACCATCTCCGCCTCGTAGTCGACGGGGTCACCCTTCCGCATCGCGCGGACGCCGGTGACCGTCCCGTCGTCGGCCTGACGCACGTCCTTGACGAGCGTGTCGAAGTGGATCTCGGCGCCGGCGTCGCGGGCCCCCTCGATGACGGCCTTGCCGTACTCCCAGCGGTCGATGACGGCGAGTTCCCCGGGGACGGGGATCTCCAGGACGGTGTCCTCCTGGGGGATCTCGAAGCGGCCGTGGTCGACGCCGGTGTTGGTCATCGCGGGTTCGATCTGCGACTTCGGGATCGCGTCGGGGAAGGAACTCGCGCCCTTGAGGGCGTCGCCGCAGGCGATGTGGCCCCCCTCCTCCTCGGGCTTGCGCTCCAGGAGCGCGACGTCGTAGCCCTCGCGGGCGACGGTCGCCGCGGCGTAACAGCCGGCGGTCCCCGCCCCGACGACGACGACATCGTACTCGCGTGTAGTCATGGTCCATCTTTCGCGGGGCGGGGGAGAAAACTCTTTACCAACCGTCTCTCTGCCACCCGGGTTTCCTCGGTCGCTGCGCTCCCTGCGGGGAGCCGGGTGGCGAAGACGTGCGTGGAAACACCGTCAGAGCAAGCTCCGGAGAGGGTCGTGACCCTCTGGGGGGCTGTTCGGGGCGATCGCGGTGCCGTGCTTTCCCGGTGTCCGCGCGAACGGCGTTCGCGCGGGCTCGGGAGAGATTGCTCTCCCGGTGGACTGGACGGGCGAGGCGCACTTGCTGTCTCCCGCGGTCGCTCTCGTTCGACTTCTCTCCCGGACAGACCCACCAGAGACAACTGCTCCACTCGCGGATCGAACCGGTCGTCAGAACACGCTGTCGGCGGTGGCGGCGCCGACGACGCTGAAGATGGCGCCGACGCTGACGGCGCGGACCGTGATCCCGGCGCGCTCGGTCGTCGTGAGGTCGGGGTCGGTGAGGAACGTGGTCGGCGCGGTCAGCGTGAGCGCGAGGACGGCGACCGAGCCGAAGGAGACGGCCATCAGGGAGACGAACCGGACGGGGACCCCGGCTACCTCGGCCTCGCGGTCGGGGTCGCGGTCGTCGTCGGCCTCGTAGAGGGCGCCGTAACCGATGGCGAAGACGATGGCCACCGTGACGGCGGTGTGGAACCAGCTCATCTGCTTCGCGAGCGTCCACACCTCCTCGGTGACGACGAACGGCCCCGCGAGCAGGAACCCGCCGACGACCTGCTGGGCGGTGTCCGCGAGCCTGTACCGCGGGTCCCGTGCCATGCACCGGGGTATTCCGGGCACCGGGAAAACGCTGGCGGACGCGGCGGTCGGCGGCGCCGACCGCGCTCGTCGGTCGATATCTCCCCACAGTTCGACCCGTCACCCGTCGCTCGACCCGTCACCCGTCGAGCGGGCGTCGCCGGCGACCGAACTCACCAGCCACGCGGCCGCGAACGACCCGACGAACAGCGGGGGGAAGTACAGTACCTGCGTGATCGGGTCCGGCGGCGAGACGACCGCTCCGACGACGAACCCGGCGACGACCGCCATCGCGTACGTGCCGGCGAGTCGCTCGCGCCGGGTGGGCGGCGAGTCGCGCGGCCCCGAATCGCCGCGGCCGAAGCGCACGTACCAGTAGTGGACGACCCCGACGGCCAGCTGCATGTAGAGGAAGATGTCGAGCGTCGACGACCCCTTGGCTCGCGCCTCGCTGCGCGCCCAGTAGGCGAGGACGAACGGCTGGGCGAGGAGGACGAGCGCAGTCAGGCCGACCGCGACCGCCACCAGCGGCCGCTCGGCGAGCATCGGAGGGAGCTGCACGGCCGCCCGTACCCCGCCGTCGGACATAGGTCTTGTCTCCCGTTCGACACCAGCGCGTCCCCGCGGCCGGCCCGGCGGTCGCCGACACAGAACCGTTTTCCTCGCGGGCGCCCACCCGTCTCCCATGAGCGTCAGCGAGGAGTTCGACGAGTGGGCCCGCGACGGCCGCGACGAGGGCATGGAGGAACGCCACTGGCACACGGCCAAACACGCCCTGACGCGGATGCCCGTCGAGGACGGCGACACCGTGCTGGACCTGGGCAGCGGGAGCGGCTACGCCGGTCGGGCGCTGCGGGAGACCAAGGACGCGGCGCGCACCTACGGGATCGACGCCTCGCCCGAGATGGCCCGCAACGCCCGCGCGTACACCGACGACCGCCGCTCGGGGTTCCTCAACGGCGACTTCGAGCACTTGCCGTTCGCGGACGACAGCATCGACCACTGCTGGTCGATGGAGGCGTTCTTCTACGCCCGCGACCCCGACGCCGTACTGGCGGAACTGCGGCGGGTTCTCCGCCCGGGCGGCACGTTCTACTGCGCGGTCAACTACTGGGAGGAGAGCGTCCACACGCACAGGTGGGACGACCTGGTGGACGTGCCGATGGTCCGCTGGACGGAGGCCGAGTACCGCGACCACTTCCGCGAGGCGGGGCTGCACGTCGCCGCACAGGACCGCATCCCCGACACCGAGACGGAGATCCCCCCGGCCGAGGCGTTCCCGACCGAGGACTTCGAGCGGCGGGAGGCGATGGTCGAGCGCTACCGCGAGCACGGCACCCTGCTGACCGTCGGCGTGGTGCCGTAGCGGCCCGCCTCGCCCGGTCGGGCGGACGCTGCGTGGCACCCCCGCCGCGCGGCGTCACCCCGACGGTGCCAAACGTTTTGTAGGTCTCGCGTCCACGGGGCTGTATGGCGCTGACACGGCGACAGCAGGTGCTCGGCGGGCTGTTCGTCGGGACGGCGGCGCTGACGCTGGCGATCCTCTCGCGGGTGCTCGGGACGGTCTTCTTCGCCATCACCGTCGCGTACGTGCTCTATCCCGTCCGCCGCGAACTCGTCACACGGGGCGTCCACCGGCGCATCGCCGCCGCGGCGGCGACGGCGGTCGGCTTTCTGTTCGTCCTGGCGGTCCTCACGCCCATCGTCTACGCGCTCTACAACCGCCAGCAGCTGCTGCTGGGGTTCCTGCGGGAGATCCCGAGCGAACTCACCGTCCCCGTCTTCGGGATGGAGTTCGTGATCGACGTCAGCGACGTGTTCGCGCAGGCGCGGGACGTCGTGAGCGACATCGCGATCGACTTCGCGAGCACGACCCCGGTCCTGGCGCTCAAGGGGTTCCTGTTCGCCTTCCTGGTCTACGGACTGTTGCTCCGACCGGGGAGCGTCCGCCGGGCGTCGCTGCGGCTGGTCCCCGGCGAGTACCACGACGTGATACTGTCGCTGCACCGCTGCGTCCGGGACACGCTGTACGCGCTGTACGTGCTCCAGGCCGCGACGGCGCTGGGCACGTTCGTCGTCGCCTACGCCGTCTTCACGATCCTTGGCTACGACGCGGTGTTCTCGCTCGCGCTCTTCTCCGGGCTCCTGCAGTTCATCCCCGTCATCGGCCCGAGCCTGCTGATCGTCGCGCTCGCCCTGACGGAGGTGCTGGCCGGCGAGATCACCGCCGCACTGCTGGTGGCGAGCACGGGGCTGGTCCTGATCGGGTTCCTGCCGGACGCGCTCATCCGCCCGCGGCTGGCCTCGCTGACGACCGGGATGCCCGCCAGCCTCTACTTCGTCGGGTTCACCGGCGGCACCCTCAGCCTGGGCGTCGTCGGCGTCATCGCCGGCCCGCTGGTCGTCGCGCTGCTCGTCGAGGTGGTCGAACTCATCACCGACGAGCGCACGAGCGTCCAGCAGACCTTCGACGGGGCCGCGCTCGACCCCGACGCCGACCCGGACGACGACCGGTCCGGGCGACTGACCGGTTCCCTGGCCGACGGTGACTCCGCGGCGGACGCCGCGGACGAGCCCGCGACCGACGGCGCCGCGGGCGAGGACTCGCCCGGCGACGGCGCCGTCGGCGACGACCCGAGGGCCGACGGCGCCGACGACTGACCGGGGCGGGGACTACCGACGGTGCGTGGGCCCTACGCGCCGGTCTCCAGTTCGCGCCCGGCGGCCTCCCACTCGGTGAGGCTCCCCTCGTAGAACGCCAGGTCGGGGTAGCCCAGGTGACGGAGGACGGTGTAGGTGTGGCTGATCCGCCGGGCGGTGTTGCAGTACAGCAGGACCCGCCTGTCGGGGCCGATCCCCCGCTCGTCGAGGATCGACTCGATCTCCCCGCGGGGCCTGAGCCCGCGCGTCTCGTCGTCGACGAGTTCGCGCCAGTCCAGCCGGACCGCGCCGGGGATGTGGCCCTCCTCGAACTCCCAGTCCTCGCGGGTGTCGACGACGACGGTGTCGGGGTCGTCGGTGGCCGCCGCGACCTCGTCGATGTCCACGAGCGGCGTCTCCGCGGGCGGGTCGACGGCGTACTCGGAGCGTTCGAAGTCCGCGGCCTCGCTCGTCGTCTCGTGGGCGAGCCGCCAGGCGGAGAAGTCGCCGTCGAGCAGGTGGAGCCGCTCGGGGTCGTGGCCGTACAGCTCGGCGGTCACGAGGAACCGGGCGGCGAAGACGCCGTGGGTGTCGTCGTAGGCGACGACCCGGTCGCCCTTCTCGATCCCCGCCTCGGACATGAGTTCGGCGAAGGCGTCGGCGCCGGGGAGCATCCCCTGGTCGCCGCCCGAACTGTCCCCGGCGGCGTCGCCGTCGGCGGCGTGGTCGTCCGCGCGGAACGAGTCGAACGGGATGTTGACCGCCCCGGGGACGTGGCCGATGCCGTCGAACTCCCAGGCGTCGCGCACGTCGACGATCCGGACCTCGTCGAGTCGGTCGGCCACCCAGTCGGCCGGGACGACGATCTCGCTCATGTCCCCGGGTCGGGAGAGCGGACGCTTGAAGATGTCCTTCCGACCCGGTCGGAGGTAGTGGCAATTTTGACCGGGACGACGGCGGCCGTCCCACGACATAAAGGCGGGGCCGGCCCGCGGGCTCGTGCGGCGGTCGCACCCGTCCCCCGGTCCGGACCGGCCGGCGAGAGCGCGAGACAGAGGCCGTGAGAACTATAGACACGGCAACTTCAGGCAACAATTTCCGCTATAGTCGTCAAGGGGCGGGACATGCCGAAGGTCCTAGCTGTATATAGTCGGTAGACCAATGGTTCGATGACCATGAGCGAATACGCGAAAGACGTACTCGTCTCGGCGGACTGGGTCGAAGACCATCTGGAGGAGTTCCAGAGCGACGACGACGACTATCGGCTGGTCGAGGTCGACGTGGACACGGAGCTGTACGACGAGAGCCACGCGCCGGGCGCGGTCGGCTGGAACTGGGAGACGGACCTCCAGGATCAGGTCGAGCGCGACATCCTCGACAAGGAGGACTTCGAGGCGCTGCTCGGTTCGGCGGGCATCAGCGAGGACACGACGGTCGTCCTCTACGGTGACAACGCCAACTGGTTCGCGGCCTACACCTACTGGCAGTTCAAGTACTACGGCCACGACGACGTGAAGCTGCTCGACGGCGGCCGCGACTACTGGGTCGAGAACGACTACCCGCTCACCGACGAGGAGCCCGACTTCTCGGAGGTCGAGTACAACGCCTCCGGCCCGCGCGAGTCCATCCGCGCCTACCGCGACGACGTGGAGAACGCCGTCGAGAAGGGCCTGCCGCTGGTCGACGTGCGCTCGCCCGAGGAGTTCTCCGGCGAGGTCCTCGCGCCGCCGGGACTCCAGGAGACCGCCCAGCGCGGCGGCCACATCCCGGGCGCCGAGAACATCTCGTGGGCCGCCGTCACGAACGACGACGGCACCTTCAAGGACGCCGAGGAGATCGAGGAGCTCTACGCCGAGGAAGGCATCGACGGCGACGAGACGACCGTCGCCTACTGCCGCATCGGCGAGCGTTCCTCCGTCGCGTGGTTCGCCCTGCACGAGCTGCTGGGCTACGACGACGCCATCAACTACGACGGCTCCTGGACGGAGTGGGGCAACCTCGTGGGCGCCCCCATCGAGAAGGGCGAGTAAGGTCGCTCACGCGAACTCGATTTTTTCGACGCCGCGACCGATAGCGGCGGGACCGACGGCTGCCCGTCCGAGCGAACGTTTAACTGCGTTCCCACCGCAGTGGGATACATGGGGACGAGCGAGGACCGACGCGTCGACGAGAAGGGGCGAGTCACGATCCCGCAGTCCATCAGGGAGGCGTTGCAGATCGACCCGGGGGAGGAGGTCGCCGTGGAGCTGGAGGGCGACCGGATCGTCATCCGCAGTCGGATCTCGCGGGAGCGGTTGGTCGAGCGACTGGAGGGATGCGTCAACGGGGAAACGAGAGCCGAGGACGCCGACCGGATCGACCCCGAAGATCTGAAAGCCGAGTGGACGAGCGACCTGCCGAACTGATGTACTGTCTCGACGCGAACGTCTGGATCTACTTCCTCGACGCCGACCTCGACGAACACGAGGCCGTCCGCGACGACGTGGCCGAGGTACTCCGCTCTCGGCCGCTGTTCACGACGACGGTCCTCCAGATGGAGGTCGTCCACTACTTGACGAACCAACTGGCCGACAGCGAGCGCCACGTCGAACGGGTGTTATCGATCGAGGACTCGACCGTCGCGGAGCTACGACCCGCCGACGTGAAGCGGGGGGCGGAGCTGCTCGCCGAGTACGACCAGTCCGGGATCGGCGGCCGGGACGCGCCGGTACTGGCCGCGATGGAGCGACACGGCGTCGAGCGACTCTGGACACACGACGAGGCGCTCGAGCGGATGGACGACCGCCTCGACTGGCTGACGGTCACGGACCCCGTCGAGTAGCGACCACCGGGGTCTCGGCTCACGGCGGTCCCAAGCGTTTTCAGCCCGCCCGACGAACCGCCGGCCATGGAACTGTCGGCCTTCCGGGAGCCGCTGTCCCGCGAGGAGACCGCGGGACTGCTCGCCGTCGCTGCCGTCGTCGCCGTCCTGCTCGGTCCCGACGCTATCACGCTGGCCGAGGGGTCATCGGTCCTGCTGACGGCCGTCTCCGCGCTCGCGATGGGGACGCTCGCGTTCGTCGTCGGCGCCGTCGCGCTCGTCGCGACACGGGAACTGCGCGGCGACGGGGAGTGAGCGGCGGACGAGGCGACGGGTCCGTCCGCGGGACGGATCACTCCGCCTCGTCCTCGGCGTCGAACTCGACGTCCTG from Halosimplex halophilum includes:
- a CDS encoding DUF5783 family protein: MTAFDPEKFEDKYVHYMDELQTAYRNAYQQLHGRYDSTLLKAIDRRVLDGSEPFYEGDGEFRVELPANPRERAGDVPVDDETFDAVLDEFVDRIEFELRRIFGFEDD
- a CDS encoding DUF5787 family protein, with the protein product MSGADDGVTGQSEFVFELAVCQWAEREWPPAGSATGAGDGDGRPTIVARQIGTKRRRWDTVVVECDPEGLARRANFGLDELDSDLLHVVRNAPAEWAWYRDALPDPGYPWRYVREAVHEAADRGLVERRRRSNSRIEIRRKWTYPDWVERVVAIENKPDLDASAARELGPQLERDVALALADEVWVATTETGETVEPALVEDVPVEAGVLTVDAAGEAAVSWHPRTLAVDDPGTRILERPPGGDRDASAARFEYADPEWKADKRLELAERAYGRGWRAYADTMRPDCRHFRLTDAGAGFLPRCAAKECHPTAGECSGSCPEFEPEPPAWRSNGWPVSGGPGKGIKRLLERQRRRQRPGLDEEP
- a CDS encoding DUF4234 domain-containing protein — encoded protein: MSTQIVDRSEFEKGSLGKQVALAVVTLGLYMVYWMYSTARQLDRGTDASLSPILAIVPFYGQWKVADAAEAVTDQSGVLLFVLFLFLGPAAWYLIQTGINDAAAGA
- a CDS encoding bis(5'-nucleosyl)-tetraphosphatase; protein product: MIEATSAGAILFRDTRGRREYLLLKSRPGDWEFPKGGVEGDEELQQTAIREVKEEAGIGDFRLLDGFREDYDYVFEANGNTIHKTVHLFIARSFEASAELSHEHRDLQWRDYEQAINTVTQDGPREILEEAHEFLDEKLDEDEDDEE
- a CDS encoding uS10/mL48 family ribosomal protein, which codes for MPFVTKLTFTSGDRRLLDDVVDGVKAAAERKGVELKGPHPQPPTDHRVPQSKRLAADGGEFEPWQYTAYTRTVEIHGHDEFARSVAGDDYPDRIHVEAEIEQVR
- a CDS encoding amidohydrolase, whose product is MSQPSRERLVELRREFHRKPEPAWREFWTTARVVEELESMDVDDILVGPEVLAEGERIAVPDDEELERWYRQAEEAGANPETLEKLRGGYTGAAATLERGDGPTVALRVDIDGLPREESTDDEHRPAREGFRSEHEGTMHACGHDAHATIGLGVLEAVADSDFEGTLKVLFQPAEETIGGGKPMAESGLLDDVDYLLAVHIGLDHPTGEVVAGVGGFLAVHQFRADFSGESAHAGARPGSGRNAVQAMAAAVQNLYAIPRHGDGATRVNAGKVGGGTATNVVPEQAHVEGEVRGETTELMEYMRERARSVLDGAATMHGCEVDVTPEGEAPGAESDPVVVDVVETIAGRTGGVDSVVRNDDLGGSEDATVLMNRVQERGGRAAYVGVGTDHPGGHHTATFDVDEDSLAVGVDVLSETVRALARDRP
- a CDS encoding type IV pilin; this translates as MTGIDSSRAVSPVIGVILMVAITVLLAATAATFFMGFEGELSGTPTVAIEGEFAVDSGGHELAVEFTGGDVLARENVAIHVASAGCRGVGSVTDRYDLAELGVSGSTVAAGSQAQVTVGTVCPPAASRLDLSRTEVTVSWVDPGGDGTVLYRWRGPAA
- a CDS encoding geranylgeranyl reductase family protein; this translates as MTTREYDVVVVGAGTAGCYAAATVAREGYDVALLERKPEEEGGHIACGDALKGASSFPDAIPKSQIEPAMTNTGVDHGRFEIPQEDTVLEIPVPGELAVIDRWEYGKAVIEGARDAGAEIHFDTLVKDVRQADDGTVTGVRAMRKGDPVDYEAEMVIDGAGALSILQDNVDFDGTTFDTNVSYSQFCSAYREIVTVDEPVEWDDALVFKPTERAAGYLWYFPRTDTEINAGLGFQMNEEPMHLVEDLKRDLRNREEFQGATVEDKLGAALPTRRPYDSAVAPGFLAAGDAAGLVNPTTGGGIGGAAYSGQYAGEQAVAAIEDGDVGEDRLWEYNKRVMDHFGARFATLDVYNIFVTAYDIDDLMGMLAALPAEKIAEGLYAGETDIGLWLKLKTAVKSVGHWGTIYDLYETKQLAERVLDHYEDYPDSREGFADWQIRRDEILDDVYETTGADPKY
- a CDS encoding DUF2391 family protein encodes the protein MARDPRYRLADTAQQVVGGFLLAGPFVVTEEVWTLAKQMSWFHTAVTVAIVFAIGYGALYEADDDRDPDREAEVAGVPVRFVSLMAVSFGSVAVLALTLTAPTTFLTDPDLTTTERAGITVRAVSVGAIFSVVGAATADSVF